A stretch of Nonomuraea africana DNA encodes these proteins:
- a CDS encoding M9 family metallopeptidase gives MRIAKSLLKAAAVALALGLGAGGLAPASYADSVELSAAAPPSAVAAKTEATVTASAETPAVAEAPALAARAEAAGATPGRPPSGEEPPPAGDATAASPHRQAEPLRATELPPLAEPHEETRRDYHDPAALKPTRPRPSARSPKAAACDVTVFTTRTGDALVAAIKAAPVSCVNTLFALTGADAHGAFRESQMITVANALRSAAPSYPGDNSTSAGQVLLYLRAGYYVQWYNRDAVGPYTENLQVPVRAGLDAFFAAPASRTVSDANGEVLTEAVILTASSGENARYIPVMKRLLDSYDSAHNASWWMRNAVYEAFNTIFRGHWRPDFVAAVAADHGLLHSLRAFAENHLDLLGTDSAFMTVNAGRELARFLSHAELVATVRPMVKAMLEEYSITGRTAPLWIGIADVTFDSVPADCAFYDVCDLPAKLKAVALPLTHTCGPALRILAQDMTAAQFATTCASLANQDAFFHDLVDSGGRPVAGDGNATLEVVVFDSSADYRTYAGPIYGIDTNNGGMYLEGDPAAAGNQARFIAYEATWERPDFAVWNLNHEYTHYLDGRFDLHGNFGSPTTPVVWWSEGLAEYVSWSYRGLPNTTAYTEAAKHSHTLRELFDTAYGQGENRIYVWGYLAVRYMLERQRAEVATLLGHYRTGDWSAAGGLLRSLDHEADWRAWLTACAAGACAEPPALPDCPGDDPRRMGEDCKRTGIGHTVQNYAYFYLWIPPGVTRLKVTSSGGTGNADLYVKRAGWATATSYDAKSTGPGTAESLVADVQPNSWNHVSLYGVTNFSGVTLTTEY, from the coding sequence ATGAGAATCGCGAAATCCCTGCTGAAGGCGGCTGCCGTCGCCCTGGCGCTCGGTCTGGGAGCGGGCGGCCTCGCCCCCGCCTCCTATGCCGACTCCGTCGAGTTATCCGCGGCGGCCCCGCCCTCCGCGGTCGCCGCCAAGACCGAGGCCACGGTCACCGCGTCCGCCGAAACCCCCGCAGTCGCCGAAGCCCCCGCACTCGCCGCGCGCGCCGAGGCCGCCGGGGCGACGCCAGGCCGGCCCCCGTCTGGCGAGGAGCCGCCGCCCGCGGGTGACGCCACGGCCGCCAGCCCGCACCGGCAGGCCGAGCCGCTGCGCGCCACCGAGCTGCCGCCGCTGGCCGAACCCCACGAAGAGACCAGGCGCGACTACCACGACCCCGCCGCGCTGAAGCCCACCCGCCCGCGTCCCTCCGCCCGTTCGCCGAAAGCGGCGGCCTGCGACGTCACCGTCTTCACCACCAGGACGGGCGACGCGCTCGTGGCGGCGATCAAGGCGGCGCCGGTGTCGTGCGTCAACACGCTGTTCGCGCTGACGGGCGCCGACGCCCACGGCGCCTTCCGCGAGTCGCAAATGATCACCGTCGCGAACGCCCTGCGAAGCGCCGCCCCCTCCTACCCCGGCGACAACTCCACCTCCGCCGGCCAGGTCCTGCTCTACCTGCGCGCCGGCTATTACGTGCAGTGGTACAACCGGGACGCGGTCGGGCCGTACACCGAGAACCTGCAGGTCCCCGTGCGGGCGGGGCTCGACGCCTTCTTCGCCGCGCCCGCCTCCAGGACCGTCTCCGACGCCAACGGAGAGGTGCTCACCGAGGCGGTCATCCTGACCGCCAGCTCCGGAGAGAACGCCCGCTACATCCCGGTCATGAAGCGCCTGCTCGACTCCTACGACAGCGCCCACAACGCCTCCTGGTGGATGCGCAACGCCGTCTACGAGGCCTTCAACACGATCTTCCGCGGCCACTGGCGGCCCGACTTCGTCGCAGCCGTCGCCGCCGACCACGGCCTGCTCCACTCCCTCAGGGCCTTTGCCGAGAACCATCTGGACCTGCTCGGCACCGACTCGGCCTTCATGACCGTCAACGCCGGGCGGGAGCTGGCCAGGTTCCTGAGCCACGCCGAGCTGGTCGCGACCGTCAGGCCGATGGTGAAGGCCATGCTCGAGGAGTACTCGATCACCGGCAGGACCGCCCCGCTCTGGATCGGCATCGCGGACGTGACCTTCGACAGCGTGCCCGCCGACTGCGCCTTCTACGACGTGTGCGACCTGCCCGCCAAACTGAAGGCCGTGGCCCTGCCGCTCACCCACACCTGCGGCCCGGCCCTGCGCATCCTGGCCCAGGACATGACCGCCGCGCAGTTCGCCACGACCTGCGCGAGCCTGGCGAACCAGGACGCCTTCTTCCACGACCTGGTCGACTCCGGCGGCCGGCCCGTCGCCGGCGACGGCAACGCGACGCTGGAGGTGGTCGTCTTCGACTCCAGCGCCGACTACCGCACCTACGCGGGCCCGATCTACGGCATCGACACCAACAACGGCGGCATGTACCTCGAGGGCGACCCGGCCGCGGCGGGCAACCAGGCGCGGTTCATCGCCTACGAGGCGACGTGGGAGCGCCCGGACTTCGCGGTGTGGAACCTCAACCACGAATACACGCACTACCTCGACGGCCGCTTCGACCTGCACGGGAACTTCGGCTCGCCGACCACGCCCGTCGTGTGGTGGAGCGAGGGGCTGGCCGAGTACGTCTCGTGGTCCTACCGCGGCCTGCCCAACACCACCGCCTACACCGAGGCCGCCAAACACAGCCACACACTGCGCGAGCTCTTCGACACCGCCTACGGCCAGGGCGAGAACCGCATCTACGTCTGGGGCTACCTCGCCGTACGCTACATGCTCGAACGGCAGCGCGCCGAGGTCGCCACGCTGCTCGGCCACTACAGGACGGGAGACTGGAGCGCCGCGGGCGGCCTGCTGAGGTCGCTGGATCACGAGGCCGACTGGCGCGCCTGGCTGACCGCGTGCGCGGCGGGCGCCTGCGCCGAACCGCCCGCCCTGCCCGACTGTCCAGGCGACGACCCGCGTCGCATGGGCGAGGACTGCAAGCGCACCGGCATCGGACACACCGTCCAGAACTACGCCTACTTCTACCTGTGGATCCCGCCGGGCGTGACGAGGCTCAAGGTCACCTCCTCGGGCGGCACGGGCAACGCCGACCTGTACGTCAAGAGGGCGGGATGGGCGACCGCCACCTCCTATGACGCCAAGTCCACGGGTCCTGGCACCGCGGAGAGCCTGGTGGCCGACGTCCAGCCGAACAGCTGGAACCACGTCAGCCTGTACGGCGTGACGAACTTCAGCGGCGTCACGCTGACCACCGAGTACTGA
- a CDS encoding polysaccharide deacetylase family protein gives MRVLGAGLVAIGALAAGCGGGGSDTTVAKPQVDNAAVLRQAKAAKVAAAAKVKANELGQVPVIMFHRVVDKPTTQDDRTPAQFRADLERLVKDGYVPVTAAEYAMGKIDIPAGKHAVVLTFDDSSPSQLTLDELGQPKQGTAVQILQDVAKRNPGFRAVGTFYVTRDMFGKSTLEEQAQMVLWLKQNGFDIGNHTRDHLNLAGKPQKAVVEEIAAGHKLITALDGPPPATLALPYGNQPRKKDWARTGKSGGVTYNHAGVFLAGYTPAPAPFNKNFDPLGIPRIRAMDKKGDCAQFCSTAWLDWLNQNADQRYTSDGDPQTVAYPKFKAPFLRKHFAARALPY, from the coding sequence ATGCGGGTGCTGGGTGCGGGACTGGTAGCGATCGGCGCGTTGGCCGCCGGTTGTGGCGGCGGGGGGAGCGACACCACGGTCGCCAAGCCGCAGGTGGACAATGCGGCGGTGCTCCGGCAGGCGAAGGCCGCCAAGGTCGCGGCCGCGGCCAAGGTGAAGGCCAACGAGCTCGGCCAGGTTCCCGTGATCATGTTCCATCGGGTGGTCGACAAGCCCACCACCCAGGACGACCGCACCCCCGCGCAGTTCAGGGCCGACCTCGAGCGCCTGGTCAAGGACGGCTACGTGCCGGTGACCGCCGCCGAGTACGCCATGGGTAAGATCGACATCCCGGCGGGCAAGCACGCCGTCGTGCTGACCTTCGACGACTCCTCCCCCTCCCAGCTCACGCTGGACGAGCTCGGCCAGCCCAAGCAGGGCACCGCCGTCCAGATCCTGCAGGACGTCGCCAAGCGCAACCCGGGATTCCGTGCCGTCGGGACCTTCTACGTGACCCGCGACATGTTCGGCAAGTCCACGCTTGAAGAGCAGGCGCAGATGGTGCTGTGGCTGAAGCAGAACGGCTTCGACATCGGCAACCACACCCGCGATCACCTCAACCTGGCGGGCAAGCCGCAGAAGGCCGTGGTCGAGGAGATCGCCGCCGGCCACAAGTTGATCACCGCGCTCGACGGGCCGCCGCCCGCCACGCTCGCGCTGCCGTACGGCAACCAGCCGCGCAAGAAGGACTGGGCGCGCACCGGCAAGAGCGGCGGGGTCACCTACAACCACGCGGGGGTGTTCCTCGCCGGATACACGCCCGCGCCCGCGCCGTTCAACAAGAACTTCGACCCGCTCGGCATCCCGAGGATCAGGGCGATGGACAAGAAGGGCGACTGCGCGCAGTTCTGCTCGACGGCGTGGCTCGACTGGCTCAACCAGAACGCCGACCAGCGCTACACCTCCGACGGCGACCCGCAGACGGTCGCCTACCCGAAGTTCAAGGCGCCCTTCCTGCGCAAGCACTTCGCCGCGCGCGCCCTGCCGTACTAG
- a CDS encoding Abi family protein, whose product MRKEKRMSPEIAWFSAARLAEYHAARHGDREAALRLHCWNTEISSAFYEALQFVEVGLRNAVHHRLQEQLGRVDWWSTLTLHHAGADMIATVEDKLDRFTTSWTPDDVVARLPFGFWVALFGPAYEHPLWYGGLRRALPGYTDRRRLRLHRELESLRLFRNRIAHHRPIYHRHLEADHRSVLRMLGYLSAPLGALVEKHSRVPMLLACRP is encoded by the coding sequence TTGCGAAAGGAGAAGCGCATGTCTCCAGAGATCGCCTGGTTCTCGGCGGCAAGGCTGGCCGAGTATCACGCGGCCCGCCATGGGGATCGGGAGGCGGCGCTGCGCCTTCACTGCTGGAACACCGAGATTTCGAGCGCCTTCTACGAAGCTCTCCAGTTCGTCGAGGTGGGGCTGCGCAACGCCGTCCATCACCGGCTTCAGGAGCAACTCGGTCGCGTCGACTGGTGGTCGACCCTCACGCTCCACCATGCGGGCGCGGACATGATCGCCACGGTGGAGGACAAGCTCGACCGCTTCACGACCTCGTGGACACCGGATGACGTGGTGGCGAGACTGCCTTTCGGGTTCTGGGTCGCGCTGTTCGGGCCGGCCTACGAGCATCCTCTCTGGTACGGGGGGCTGAGACGCGCGCTGCCGGGATACACCGACCGTAGAAGGCTACGGCTGCACCGTGAGTTGGAATCCCTTCGGCTCTTCCGTAACCGGATCGCCCATCATCGGCCGATCTACCATCGTCATCTCGAAGCCGACCACCGATCCGTCCTTCGCATGCTCGGCTACCTCTCCGCCCCGCTCGGCGCTCTCGTCGAGAAGCACTCGCGGGTACCCATGCTGCTCGCCTGTCGTCCGTGA
- a CDS encoding saccharopine dehydrogenase NADP-binding domain-containing protein, whose translation MYDIVLFGASGFTGALTAEYLAEAVPPGCRWALAGRNRAKLEALGHDVPLLHADVTDPASLAAVAEQARVVATTVGPYIRYGEPLVKACARAGTHYVDLTGEPEFVDRMFVRYDGMARSTGAKIVHACGFDSIPYDLGVLYTVNQLPRGVPLRISGFVRSNGRASGGTVHSAVTALSRVRQMAEAGTQRRSAEIRPKDRRISSRPGGLRYVGGWALPMPTIDHQIVARSARALDRYGPDFAYRQHFAVRRLPTALGLAAGAGALAVLAQVPPARGWLIGRIGAGEGPTPEQREKSWFTVTFLGEGGGERVVTEVSGGDPGYGETAKMLAESALCLAFDNVPEVAGQLTTAVAMGQPLIDRLHRAGLTFGTRRG comes from the coding sequence ATGTACGACATCGTGCTGTTCGGAGCGAGCGGGTTCACCGGTGCGCTCACGGCGGAGTATCTCGCCGAGGCCGTCCCGCCCGGTTGCCGCTGGGCGCTGGCCGGGCGTAACCGTGCCAAGCTCGAGGCGCTCGGTCACGACGTCCCTCTCCTGCACGCCGACGTCACCGACCCCGCCTCCCTCGCCGCCGTCGCCGAGCAGGCGCGCGTGGTCGCCACCACCGTCGGCCCCTACATCAGGTACGGCGAGCCGCTCGTCAAGGCGTGCGCGCGGGCCGGCACGCACTACGTCGACCTGACGGGCGAGCCCGAGTTCGTCGACCGGATGTTCGTCCGCTACGACGGCATGGCCAGGAGCACCGGCGCGAAGATCGTGCACGCCTGCGGCTTCGACTCCATCCCCTACGACCTCGGTGTCCTCTACACCGTCAACCAGCTGCCCCGTGGCGTCCCGCTGCGGATCAGCGGCTTCGTCAGGAGCAACGGCAGGGCCTCGGGCGGCACCGTCCACTCGGCGGTGACCGCGCTGTCCAGGGTCAGGCAGATGGCCGAGGCGGGCACGCAGCGGCGGTCGGCCGAGATCCGTCCGAAGGACCGCAGGATCAGCTCCCGGCCGGGCGGCCTGCGGTACGTCGGCGGATGGGCGCTGCCCATGCCCACGATCGACCACCAGATCGTCGCCCGCTCGGCCCGCGCCCTCGATCGCTACGGGCCCGACTTCGCCTACCGCCAGCACTTCGCGGTCAGGCGGCTGCCCACGGCGCTGGGCCTGGCGGCGGGGGCGGGGGCGCTGGCCGTCCTGGCTCAGGTTCCCCCGGCCCGCGGCTGGCTGATCGGCAGGATCGGCGCGGGCGAAGGGCCGACGCCGGAACAGCGGGAGAAGAGCTGGTTCACCGTCACCTTCCTCGGCGAGGGCGGCGGGGAGCGCGTCGTCACCGAGGTCTCGGGAGGCGATCCCGGTTACGGCGAGACGGCCAAGATGCTCGCCGAGTCGGCGCTCTGCCTCGCCTTCGACAACGTGCCCGAGGTCGCGGGCCAGCTCACGACCGCCGTCGCGATGGGACAGCCGCTCATCGACCGCCTCCACCGCGCGGGCCTCACGTTCGGCACCCGCCGAGGCTGA
- a CDS encoding citrate/2-methylcitrate synthase yields the protein MADKPTKGLADVVAASTALSDIDGKAGRLFYRGYDIHDLAGRATFEETAHLLQRGKLPTRDELAAYGAELVSGRELGVLVSANISEVAEKQKPMEGLRTLVSLASADDPDRDSIEAEADLRKAARLTAQQPVLVARYHAARTGGSLPEPDPDLSIAGNFLLQVTGEHPTARQVEIFDACLVLHADHTMNASTFAARVCAATLSDMHSAIVAAIGTLKGPLHGGANEQVMKTLESLDPSQVAQSVRDKLAAGEKIMGFGHRVYKTEDPRATHLRRMSEELATASGDDTYYRMSKEMEEVVFETKGLYPNVDFYAATVYHYLGIPTDLFTPVFSISRMSGWTAHVIEQHADNRLIRPDSEYIGERDQKWKPIDER from the coding sequence ATGGCGGACAAGCCCACAAAAGGCCTGGCCGATGTCGTCGCCGCGTCCACAGCGCTGAGCGACATCGACGGGAAGGCCGGTCGCCTCTTCTACCGTGGATATGACATCCATGACCTGGCGGGCCGCGCGACGTTCGAAGAGACCGCCCACCTGTTGCAGCGGGGGAAGCTGCCCACCCGCGACGAGCTGGCCGCCTACGGCGCCGAACTCGTCAGCGGACGCGAGCTGGGCGTCCTGGTCTCGGCCAACATCTCCGAGGTGGCCGAGAAGCAGAAACCGATGGAGGGGCTGCGCACGCTCGTCTCCCTCGCCAGCGCCGACGATCCCGACAGGGATTCCATCGAGGCCGAGGCCGACCTGCGCAAGGCCGCCCGCCTGACCGCCCAGCAGCCGGTCCTGGTCGCCCGCTACCACGCCGCGCGCACCGGCGGCAGTCTGCCCGAGCCCGACCCCGACCTCAGCATCGCGGGCAACTTCCTCCTCCAGGTCACCGGAGAGCATCCCACCGCGCGCCAGGTCGAGATCTTCGACGCCTGCCTGGTCCTGCACGCAGACCACACGATGAACGCCTCCACGTTCGCCGCCCGTGTCTGCGCCGCGACCCTGTCCGACATGCACTCGGCCATCGTCGCCGCGATCGGCACGCTGAAGGGCCCGCTGCACGGCGGCGCGAACGAGCAGGTCATGAAGACGCTGGAGTCGCTCGACCCGTCGCAGGTGGCCCAGTCGGTACGCGACAAGCTGGCCGCGGGCGAGAAGATCATGGGCTTCGGCCACCGCGTCTACAAGACCGAGGACCCGCGCGCGACGCACCTTCGCAGGATGTCCGAGGAACTGGCCACGGCGTCGGGCGACGACACCTACTACCGGATGTCGAAGGAGATGGAGGAGGTCGTCTTCGAGACGAAGGGCCTCTATCCGAACGTTGACTTCTACGCCGCCACCGTCTACCACTACCTTGGCATCCCGACCGATCTGTTCACGCCGGTCTTCTCGATCAGCCGCATGTCCGGATGGACCGCGCACGTGATCGAGCAGCACGCGGACAACCGCCTGATCCGCCCGGACAGTGAGTACATCGGGGAGCGTGACCAGAAGTGGAAGCCTATTGACGAGCGATGA
- a CDS encoding FHA domain-containing protein: MEGPFIRIEDTGEVVPLRPEITTVGRGRGVDIRLTDPSVSRLHAEFVRRGPYLYVVDLGLSRNGTRVNGRPIARRVLDDGDVVSFGAARGRIGGVPREDFTPEVELRRAAAPELTRREVDVLTSLCRPALSDEAFVAPATAREIADDLVVTEAAVKQHLLRLYQKFRIPEGTNRRTRLANEVVALGLVRPTPVVPPQRSGTSQESQPAGRRAS, encoded by the coding sequence GTGGAGGGGCCCTTCATACGCATCGAGGACACTGGCGAGGTGGTCCCGTTGCGTCCAGAGATCACGACTGTGGGAAGGGGCCGCGGTGTCGACATCCGGCTGACCGACCCGAGCGTGTCTCGGCTCCACGCTGAGTTCGTACGGCGCGGACCGTACCTGTATGTCGTTGACCTGGGTCTGTCCCGCAACGGCACGCGGGTGAACGGGAGGCCGATCGCCCGGAGGGTCCTTGACGACGGCGACGTCGTCTCCTTCGGCGCGGCGCGCGGGCGCATCGGCGGAGTGCCGCGCGAAGACTTCACACCCGAGGTCGAGCTGCGCAGGGCCGCCGCGCCCGAGCTGACCAGGCGAGAGGTCGACGTGCTCACGTCGCTGTGCCGGCCGGCGCTCTCGGACGAGGCGTTCGTCGCCCCCGCGACGGCCCGCGAGATCGCCGACGACCTGGTCGTGACCGAGGCGGCGGTGAAACAGCACCTGCTCAGGCTCTACCAGAAGTTCAGGATCCCCGAGGGCACCAACCGCCGCACGCGGCTGGCCAACGAGGTCGTGGCGCTGGGCCTGGTCAGGCCGACGCCGGTGGTGCCGCCGCAGCGTTCTGGAACGTCCCAGGAGAGCCAGCCGGCGGGTCGCCGAGCTTCCTGA
- a CDS encoding DUF3017 domain-containing protein, producing the protein MSPSGERWGPYPLVLAGAALGVLAIFLVDTEWGGFALGAVFLVAAAVRFAGYGGALAVRAKNIDVPTLAVLGAALVVTALFLEYPDLKARLLALFGQ; encoded by the coding sequence ATGAGCCCGAGCGGTGAGCGTTGGGGGCCGTACCCGCTGGTACTGGCGGGTGCGGCTCTTGGCGTGCTCGCGATCTTCCTGGTCGACACCGAATGGGGCGGGTTCGCGCTGGGAGCGGTGTTCCTGGTCGCGGCCGCGGTCCGCTTCGCAGGGTACGGCGGGGCGCTTGCCGTACGAGCGAAGAACATCGATGTCCCCACCCTGGCGGTGCTCGGAGCCGCGCTGGTCGTCACCGCGCTGTTCCTGGAGTACCCCGACCTGAAGGCGAGACTCCTGGCCCTTTTCGGGCAGTGA
- a CDS encoding NADP-dependent isocitrate dehydrogenase — MPKIKVEGPVVELDGDEMTRIIWQFIKDQLILPYLDVDLKYYDLGIEHRDATDDQVTIDAANAIKKYGVGVKCATITPDEARVEEFGLKKMWKSPNGTIRNILGGVIFREPIIMSNVPRLVPGWTKPIVVGRHAFGDQYRATDLKIPGEGTLTLTYTPKDGSEPIELDVYDFPGPGIAMAMYNLDESIRDFARASMRYGLDRGYPVYLSTKNTILKAYDGRFKDIFAEVFEAEFKADFEAAGLTYEHRLIDDMVAAAMKWEGGYVWAAKNYDGDVQSDTVAQGFGSLGLMTSVLMTPDGRTVEAEAAHGTVTRHYREHQKGNPTSTNPIASIFAWTRGLQHRGKLDNTPAVSDFAEKLEQVCVETVESGQMTKDLALLVGGDAKWLTTQDFLAALDENLKKKMA; from the coding sequence ATGCCCAAGATCAAGGTAGAGGGCCCCGTCGTCGAGCTTGACGGCGACGAGATGACCCGGATCATCTGGCAGTTCATCAAGGACCAGCTGATCCTTCCCTACCTCGACGTCGATCTGAAGTACTACGACCTCGGCATCGAGCACCGCGACGCCACCGACGACCAGGTCACCATCGACGCCGCCAACGCCATCAAGAAGTACGGGGTGGGCGTCAAGTGCGCGACCATCACCCCGGACGAGGCCAGGGTGGAGGAGTTCGGCCTCAAGAAGATGTGGAAGTCCCCGAATGGGACCATCCGTAACATCCTCGGCGGTGTCATCTTCCGCGAGCCGATCATCATGTCGAACGTGCCGCGCCTGGTGCCGGGCTGGACCAAGCCGATCGTCGTCGGTCGTCACGCCTTCGGCGACCAGTACCGCGCCACCGACCTGAAGATTCCCGGCGAGGGCACGCTGACCCTCACCTACACGCCGAAGGACGGCTCCGAGCCGATCGAGCTCGACGTGTACGACTTCCCCGGCCCCGGCATCGCCATGGCGATGTACAACCTGGACGAGTCGATCCGCGACTTCGCCCGCGCCTCGATGCGCTACGGCCTCGACCGCGGCTACCCCGTCTACCTGTCCACGAAGAACACGATCCTGAAGGCCTATGACGGCCGCTTCAAGGACATCTTCGCGGAGGTCTTCGAGGCCGAGTTCAAGGCCGACTTCGAGGCCGCGGGGCTCACCTACGAGCACCGCCTCATCGACGACATGGTCGCCGCGGCCATGAAGTGGGAGGGCGGCTACGTCTGGGCGGCCAAGAACTACGACGGCGACGTCCAGTCCGACACCGTCGCGCAGGGCTTCGGCTCGCTGGGTCTCATGACCTCCGTCCTCATGACCCCCGACGGCCGGACCGTCGAGGCCGAGGCCGCTCACGGCACGGTGACCCGTCACTACCGCGAGCACCAGAAGGGCAACCCCACCTCCACGAACCCGATCGCCTCGATCTTCGCGTGGACCCGTGGCCTGCAGCACCGCGGCAAGCTCGACAACACCCCCGCGGTGAGCGACTTCGCCGAGAAGCTGGAGCAGGTCTGCGTCGAGACCGTCGAGAGCGGTCAGATGACGAAGGACCTGGCCCTCCTGGTCGGCGGCGACGCCAAGTGGCTCACCACCCAGGACTTCCTGGCGGCGCTGGACGAGAACCTGAAGAAGAAGATGGCCTGA
- a CDS encoding anhydro-N-acetylmuramic acid kinase gives MRVLGLMSGTSHDGIDSAIVDWSMEDGTLTGVIVHTGETPYPAELRARLLAALPPAQVSMGEVCALDTLIGQAFADAAHSAGAADLVCSHGQTLFHWVADGRVRGTLQLGQPAWIAERTGLPVVSDLRVRDVAAGGQGAPLVSYLDQLLIGGLRGRGGALNLGGIANLTTPEVAYDTGPACALIDAAAAPYDRDGALAAAGTVDEKLLAELLAEPYYREEPPKTTGKELFTPGYVTSDLPKADLVATLTALTARTVADEIDRHRLDTVIVSGGGVRNPTLMRMLAAMTKAELVPSDALGIPSDAKEAIAFSLFGWLTAHGLPATVPSCTGASGPRVLGTITPGSGPLRLPEPLAEAPVAVRVRKLGDPPAGSPGTFQNAAAAPPASA, from the coding sequence ATGCGGGTTCTCGGCTTGATGTCCGGCACCTCCCACGACGGCATCGACAGCGCGATCGTCGACTGGTCGATGGAGGACGGCACGCTCACCGGGGTGATCGTCCACACCGGCGAGACGCCGTACCCGGCCGAGCTGAGAGCCCGCCTCCTGGCCGCCCTCCCGCCCGCCCAGGTCTCCATGGGCGAGGTCTGCGCGCTCGACACGCTCATCGGCCAGGCCTTCGCCGACGCGGCGCACTCGGCGGGCGCGGCCGACCTCGTCTGCTCGCACGGCCAGACCCTCTTCCACTGGGTCGCCGACGGCCGGGTGCGCGGAACGCTCCAGCTCGGCCAGCCCGCGTGGATCGCCGAACGCACCGGCCTGCCCGTGGTGTCGGATCTGCGCGTGCGCGACGTGGCGGCGGGCGGACAGGGCGCGCCCCTGGTCTCCTACCTCGACCAGCTGCTCATCGGGGGGCTGCGAGGCAGGGGCGGGGCGCTCAACCTGGGCGGCATCGCCAACCTCACCACGCCGGAGGTCGCCTACGACACGGGCCCGGCGTGCGCGCTGATCGACGCGGCGGCTGCGCCGTACGACAGGGACGGCGCGCTGGCGGCGGCGGGCACGGTCGACGAGAAGCTGCTGGCGGAGCTCCTGGCCGAGCCGTACTACCGCGAGGAACCGCCCAAGACCACCGGCAAGGAGCTGTTCACGCCCGGCTACGTCACCTCGGACCTGCCGAAGGCCGATCTCGTGGCGACGTTGACCGCGCTGACCGCCAGAACGGTCGCCGACGAGATCGACAGGCACCGGCTCGACACCGTCATCGTGTCGGGCGGCGGCGTGCGCAACCCGACCCTGATGCGGATGCTCGCCGCCATGACGAAGGCCGAGCTGGTGCCCAGTGACGCCCTCGGCATCCCCTCGGACGCCAAGGAGGCCATCGCGTTCTCCCTGTTCGGCTGGCTGACCGCGCACGGCCTGCCGGCCACGGTGCCGAGCTGCACGGGCGCGTCGGGCCCGCGCGTGCTCGGCACCATCACCCCGGGATCCGGACCACTCAGGCTGCCGGAACCCCTCGCCGAAGCACCGGTCGCCGTTCGGGTCAGGAAGCTCGGCGACCCGCCGGCTGGCTCTCCTGGGACGTTCCAGAACGCTGCGGCGGCACCACCGGCGTCGGCCTGA